A section of the Camelus dromedarius isolate mCamDro1 chromosome 14, mCamDro1.pat, whole genome shotgun sequence genome encodes:
- the HES2 gene encoding transcription factor HES-2 yields the protein MGLPRRARDPAELRKRLKPLLEKRRRAHINASLSQLKGLILPLLGRESSRYSKLEKADILEMTVRFLQELPASSCPMAAPTPCDSYREGYQACLARLARVLLACRVLEPAVSTRLLEHLRQRAAAATPDGVSAGDSCGPPALSSPPAPARSPPPAPAPAPLPPAPPCGSGLWRPW from the exons ATGGGGCTGCCTCGGAGGGCAAGGGACCCGGCAGAGCTGCGCAAG AGACTGAAGCCGCTTCTGGAGAAGCGCCGCCGCGCGCACATCAACGCGAGCCTGAGCCAGCTCAAGGGGCTCATCCTGCCGCTCCTGGGCAGGGAG AGCTCTCGCTACTCAAAGCTGGAGAAGGCGGACATCCTGGAAATGACCGTGCGCTTCCTGCAGGAGCTGCCTGCGTCCTCCTGCCCGATGGCAGCGCCAA CGCCCTGCGATAGCTACCGAGAGGGCTACCAAGCCTGCCTGGCGCGCCTGGCACGCGTGCTACTCGCCTGCCGCGTCCTGGAGCCCGCCGTGAGCACTCGCCTGCTGGAGCACCTGCGCCAGAGGGCGGCAGCAGCCACCCCCGACGGCGTTTCCGCGGGGGACTCTTGCGGCCCGCCCGCGCTCTCTTCTCCTCCCGCGCCCGCGCGCTCCCCGCCTCCCGCGCCCGCGCCTGCACCCTTACCGCCTGCGCCTCCCTGCGGCTCTGGCCTCTGGCGGCCCTGGTAG